The genomic window CTCAGGCTTTAATAAGAAATTAATAAATTGGTAGGCAGCATCTTTATTCTGACTAGCTGCGGGAATAACCATGTTATCCATCCAGAAAATAGTCCCTTCTTGCGGATAAGCAAATTTAAGTGCTGGATTTTCATTTTCAGCACGTACCGCAGTACCGTTCCATTGCATTCCAACAGAGACTTCACCTGCAATATAAGGAATATGTGGCGCATCTGAATTAAATACTGCCACATTGGGTATCAATGTTTTCAATGTTTCGTAAGCTTGTTTGATTTCAGCCTCATCACGACTATTAACGCTATGACCGTTCATGATCAGTGCCATACCAAAGACATCACGAGGATCGTCAGTTAATAGCACATTACCTTTAAACTCAGGCTTCCATAGATCTTTCCACTGTGTGATCTGCTGGCTCTCAATTCGATCACTGTCATAACCTAATGCAGTACTGCCCCAAACATAAGGCAATGAATACTGATTATTAGGATCAAAAGGTTGATTTAAAATCGTGCTATCTAGTTTAGAAAATGCGGTGATCTTGCTATGGTCTAATAGTGCTAAT from Photobacterium toruni includes these protein-coding regions:
- a CDS encoding ABC transporter substrate-binding protein, producing the protein MFKKNLLVSLLFSSFVAQPALADTTLNIYNWSEYLPTELLTKFTKETDIKVNYSTFESNETMYTKIKMIDGKGYDLVFPSTYYVSKMADEGLLALLDHSKITAFSKLDSTILNQPFDPNNQYSLPYVWGSTALGYDSDRIESQQITQWKDLWKPEFKGNVLLTDDPRDVFGMALIMNGHSVNSRDEAEIKQAYETLKTLIPNVAVFNSDAPHIPYIAGEVSVGMQWNGTAVRAENENPALKFAYPQEGTIFWMDNMVIPAASQNKDAAYQFINFLLKPENQAKIITEIGYAAPNLDALQNLPENIRQSEIIFPPKAIKQKGQFLADVGDATALYQRYWMELKK